In a single window of the bacterium (Candidatus Blackallbacteria) CG13_big_fil_rev_8_21_14_2_50_49_14 genome:
- a CDS encoding CTP synthase, giving the protein MTKYVFITGGVVSGIGKGIVASSLGRLLKSHGFQISLLKLDPYINLDPGTMSPYQHGEVFVTEDGAETDLDLGHYERFTDINLSRRSNLTTGAIYLRVIQKERRGDYLSGTVQVVPHITNAIKEHILSAAAPDTDVVITEIGGTVGDIESLPFIEAIRQVRKDLGRDNVLYLHVTWIPYIKAVGELKTKPSQHSVMELRRHGIHPDMLVCRTERQLDAGIREKLSQFCDIDLEAVIQCKDVKSIYEVPFLLEKDGLARQVLQRLKLTPPRPELDWEGWDAWVAHLKKPRHTLKIGLVGKYVQLPDAYLSVTESLRHAAARRDAEVEIQWIHADEEMEGPEVEAHLAELDGILVPGGFGVRGVEGKIAAIRYARIQKVPFLGLCLGLQCVVIEYARNVCGLEGAHSAEFAPEAPHLVVDIMPAQRDLENLGGTMRLGSYPCKLHENSKLYQLYGSEMIQERHRHRYEVNNDYRESLERHGLMISGTSPDGYLVETVELPEHPYFVATQFHPEFKSRPNRPSPCFQGFIDAALAHLQNTSQET; this is encoded by the coding sequence ATGACCAAATACGTATTTATTACCGGTGGCGTAGTTTCAGGCATTGGCAAAGGCATTGTTGCCTCTTCACTTGGCCGTCTGCTGAAAAGCCATGGCTTTCAAATCAGCCTGCTCAAACTCGACCCGTATATCAACCTCGACCCCGGCACCATGAGCCCCTATCAGCATGGTGAAGTTTTTGTGACTGAAGACGGAGCTGAAACCGACCTCGATCTGGGCCACTATGAGCGTTTTACAGATATCAACCTCAGCCGACGCAGCAATTTGACCACCGGCGCAATTTACCTGCGTGTGATTCAGAAAGAACGCCGGGGTGACTACCTCAGCGGCACCGTTCAGGTCGTGCCGCATATTACCAACGCCATTAAAGAACATATTCTCAGCGCAGCGGCCCCAGATACCGATGTGGTAATCACTGAAATTGGCGGTACGGTCGGCGATATCGAGAGCCTGCCCTTTATTGAAGCCATTCGCCAGGTGCGCAAGGATCTCGGACGCGACAATGTGCTCTATCTGCATGTAACCTGGATTCCATATATCAAGGCCGTGGGCGAACTCAAAACCAAACCCAGCCAACACAGCGTGATGGAATTACGCCGCCACGGGATTCATCCAGACATGCTGGTCTGCCGCACAGAGCGCCAGCTCGATGCCGGGATCCGGGAAAAACTCTCTCAATTCTGCGATATCGACCTCGAAGCCGTGATTCAGTGCAAAGATGTTAAATCAATTTACGAAGTGCCTTTTCTGCTCGAAAAAGATGGGCTCGCCCGCCAGGTGCTGCAACGCCTGAAACTCACCCCTCCCCGCCCAGAACTGGATTGGGAAGGCTGGGATGCCTGGGTCGCCCACCTGAAAAAACCCCGCCATACGCTCAAAATTGGTCTGGTGGGCAAATATGTTCAATTGCCTGACGCCTATCTGAGCGTCACCGAATCGCTGCGCCATGCCGCCGCCCGGCGCGATGCCGAAGTTGAAATCCAATGGATTCACGCCGACGAAGAAATGGAAGGCCCTGAAGTAGAAGCACATCTGGCCGAACTCGATGGCATTCTGGTGCCTGGCGGATTTGGCGTGCGTGGTGTAGAAGGTAAAATCGCAGCCATTCGCTATGCACGGATCCAAAAAGTGCCTTTCTTGGGGCTTTGTCTGGGTCTGCAATGCGTGGTAATCGAATACGCCCGCAATGTCTGTGGCTTAGAGGGCGCGCACAGTGCTGAATTTGCCCCCGAAGCCCCGCATCTGGTGGTGGATATTATGCCCGCCCAACGGGATCTTGAAAACCTGGGGGGAACCATGCGTTTGGGCTCTTATCCCTGCAAACTTCACGAAAACTCAAAGCTGTATCAGCTCTATGGCTCCGAAATGATCCAAGAACGCCACCGCCACCGCTATGAAGTCAACAATGATTACCGTGAAAGCCTTGAGCGGCACGGCCTGATGATTTCAGGCACCTCTCCCGATGGCTATCTGGTTGAAACCGTCGAATTGCCCGAACACCCCTATTTCGTGGCCACCCAGTTTCACCCAGAGTTTAAATCCCGCCCCAACCGCCCCAGCCCCTGTTTTCAGGGCTTTATTGACGCCGCCCTGGCCCATCTCCAAAACACCTCACAGGAAACCTAA
- the cdd gene encoding cytidine deaminase, whose protein sequence is MTTPPLSNETQQKLIEAARQAFRHSYTPYSLFPVGASLLAVNEDGSESLISGCNVENASFGLAICAERVALTKAVSEGHRHFKAIAISAQKMQPCFPCGTCLQFIREFGADIQVILEQADGSAQVLPIAEMLPYTFTGEDLRRSDEESD, encoded by the coding sequence ATGACAACGCCCCCCCTTTCCAACGAAACACAGCAAAAACTGATCGAAGCGGCCCGACAGGCCTTTCGCCACTCCTATACCCCCTATTCTCTCTTTCCCGTAGGCGCCAGCCTCTTGGCGGTGAACGAAGATGGCAGCGAAAGCCTGATCAGTGGCTGCAATGTTGAGAACGCCTCCTTTGGTCTGGCAATCTGTGCAGAACGGGTGGCGCTGACCAAAGCCGTATCCGAAGGCCACCGCCATTTCAAAGCCATTGCCATTTCTGCCCAGAAAATGCAGCCCTGCTTCCCCTGCGGCACCTGCCTGCAGTTTATCCGTGAATTTGGCGCAGATATTCAAGTTATTTTGGAACAAGCCGATGGCAGCGCTCAGGTGCTGCCGATCGCTGAAATGCTGCCCTATACCTTTACCGGAGAAGACCTGCGGCGCTCTGACGAAGAAAGCGACTGA
- a CDS encoding 3-hydroxybutyryl-CoA dehydrogenase: protein MSEIKTVAVLGMGTMGSGIAQVCAQAGLKTRCYEIKQELVDKGLAMIHKNLDFGLSKGKFTEENVSTAKANLHPSTDLKDLNDVDLVIEAVVEDIAIKQEVFAQLDKICPEHTLLASNTSSLSITEIAAATQRTDRVLGLHFFNPAYLMKLVEVVKGLETSEESVKLAYSFVEKLGKTAVLAKDTPGFIVNLLLIPYLLDAARVYENGLATAVDIDNAMKLGAGYPMGPLTLMDMIGIDVCVKVGDILFDAYHEPKYNVPPLMRRMVMAGHLGRKSGRGFYAY from the coding sequence ATGTCTGAAATCAAAACGGTTGCCGTATTGGGCATGGGAACCATGGGCTCTGGAATAGCCCAGGTCTGCGCCCAGGCCGGCCTGAAAACCCGCTGCTATGAAATCAAGCAGGAATTGGTCGACAAAGGTCTGGCCATGATTCACAAAAATTTGGATTTTGGCCTGAGCAAAGGCAAATTCACAGAAGAAAATGTCAGTACCGCCAAAGCCAATCTGCACCCCAGCACCGATCTGAAGGATCTGAACGATGTGGATCTGGTGATCGAAGCTGTGGTAGAGGATATCGCCATCAAGCAAGAAGTTTTTGCCCAATTGGATAAAATCTGCCCCGAGCACACGCTTCTGGCCAGCAATACCTCCTCCCTTTCGATCACTGAAATTGCTGCGGCCACCCAACGCACCGACCGGGTCCTGGGCTTGCATTTCTTTAATCCTGCCTATCTGATGAAATTGGTAGAAGTGGTCAAAGGGCTCGAAACCAGCGAGGAAAGTGTCAAGCTGGCATACAGCTTTGTGGAAAAGCTGGGGAAAACCGCTGTTTTGGCCAAAGACACCCCCGGTTTTATTGTCAACCTGCTGCTGATTCCCTATCTGCTGGATGCCGCTCGGGTCTATGAAAATGGCCTGGCCACCGCCGTGGATATCGACAATGCCATGAAGCTGGGCGCAGGTTATCCCATGGGCCCCCTGACCCTGATGGATATGATCGGCATTGATGTCTGCGTCAAGGTCGGAGATATTCTCTTTGATGCCTACCACGAGCCCAAATACAATGTGCCCCCCCTGATGCGCCGCATGGTCATGGCTGGGCATCTTGGCCGCAAGTCTGGCCGGGGCTTCTACGCCTATTAA